The sequence below is a genomic window from Acidimicrobiales bacterium.
GTCGGCCCGGGCGACGGGGCGGCCGTCCTCGAGGTAGACGAAGCCGGACGCCCCGATCGACGCCCCGACCCGGCGTCGGAGGGGACCGCTCAGCATGGAGAGCGCCTCCTCGACGGGCACGAGGCGGTACTCGGAGATCTCGTCCGCCGGGACGACGACGGCCCCGAGCGCCCGGTCGTCGACGACGCCGCAGTCGAACAGGAAGCGCATGCCGCCCGGCTTCCCGGGCCGGGGGCGGAGGAAGTCGACGCACACCAGCCGGCCGGCGTCGACGGCGAGGCCGCTCTCCTCTCGCACCTCGCGCCGGCACGCCTCCCACGGTGTCTCGCCGTCGGCCTCCATCTGGCCGCCGGGCACCGTCCAGGCGCTCTTGTAGGTGGGCTTCAGGACGAGCAGCCGACCGAGACGGTCGAAGACGAGCGCCCCCGCCGAGGCGGGGACGCGGGGGACCTCGACCGTCGTGTCCCCGGTGGGCGGGCCGGTCACGACGACCGCATGCGCGTCATCAGGCGCCTCCGGCATCCACAGGGTGAGACTTCCGTCTCCCGGCGGGCCCGTCAAGGACCGCGGCCCGTCTCGGGCACCGACCCGAGCCGCCCAACCTGCGGGGAGAGCGAGCGCTGGGCCAAGCTGCACCCACGTGTCGCCGGACGACAGAAGGGGAACGCCGTGGGAGTCACGCTCTCGCACCTGGGGATCTGCGTGTCCGACCTCGACCGGTCGGTCCGGTTCTACTGCGACGGGCTCGGGTTCGAGCTCGTGCAGTCGCACACCGTGGGTGACGAATTCGGGCGGCTCATGGAGCTCGAGGACGTCGTCCTCCAGTCGCGCTTCGTCCGCCGCGACGGGGTGAGCGTGGAGCTGCTGCACTTCGACTCGCCCGGGACATCGGGCGAGCCGGTGCGCCGGCCGATGAACCAGCTCGGGATCACCCACCTGTCGCTGCGGGTCGACGACCTCGACGACGTGGCCGCCACCATCGAGTCCTTCGGGGGGACGGTGCTCACGGGCACCCGCACCACCTTCGGGTCGACCGACGCCTCCCTCGACTTCGTCTACTGCACCGACCCCGACGGCGTGCGCATCGAGTTGATGCGCCTACCCGGCTGACGCCGGCGCGTGGGCTACGGTCCGGCCGACTCCGGCGCGTGGGCTACGGTCCGGCTGACGCCGGCGCGTGGGCTACGGTCCGGCTGACGCCGGCGCGTGGGCTACGGTCCGGCCGATGACCACAGCGGACGACGGACAGAGCGCGCGCGTCATCGAGAACCTGATCGCGCGGTACGCCGAGCTCGTGGACGGCGGCGACTTCGGGGGGTTGGGGTCGCTGCTCGCCGATGCCCACTTCGGGGGGGAGGGCGACAACGTCGTCGCCGGCCGCGAAGCCATCGAGAAGACCTTCCGGGCCATGGTCCGCACGTACGAGGACGGCACACCCCGTACCAAGCACGTGACCACCAACATCATCGTCGAGGTGGACGACGACGCAGGGTCGGCGACCTCCCGTTCGTACGTCACGGTGTTCCAGGCGCTGCCCGGCCTGCCGCTCCAGCCCATCGTGGCGGGCCGCTACCGCGACCGGTTCGAGCGTCGCGACGGTCGGTGGCGATTCGTGGAGCGGCGTTTCACCACGGACCTCGTCGGGGACGTGAGCCGTCACCTCCGCGTCGGGCCGGAGATCCTCAACAGGTAGCACATAGTGAGATAGCCACTACGGAATGTGTTTGTGCTTCGCCGGCACCGCCTTCACTCCTACCATTGACACCATGCAGAGCGTGCGGATCGCTACGGACCGGGGCACGCGTACGGGCGTGAGGCTCGCCAGCGTCTGGGTCGTCGACGGAGAGCCCGGCGACAAGAGCGAGGCCGTCGGTGCCTTCGACCTCCGGGTGGAGCCGGGGGGCTGGACGCTCACCGACCCGGCGGTGCCCGGTGTCGAGCGCCAATGGCCGTGGGACGACATCGGCGGGCTCACGCTGGCGGGCGCGGCCGAGACGCCCGACGGCAGGGGTGGCACGTCCCTGGAAGTCATCGTGAACGGTTGGCCCGTCCACCTGGTGGTTCCCACCGACGAGTTCCCGGGCCCCGGGGTGCGGTCGCTGGCGGCGCTCGCCCCGCCGGGCCATGTCCTCGACGGGCTCGGTGACGACACCGCCGCACCCGACCCCGTCTCCTCCCGACGCGGCTCGCCTTCCCGGGGTGCGGCGCTGTCCATCGCCGTCATGGTCGCCGCCACCGTGGGTGGAGCGGTGCTGGCGAGCACCTCCGGAGCGGCCCCGGGGCCGTCGGGTGGTGGGAGCACCCAGCCCGCCACACCCGCGGGCACGCCCCGGGTCACGACGCCCACGCCCCGGGTCACGACGTCCACGCAACCGTGGATCCCTCGCCCGGCAGGTTCGGCGGACATCGCACCCACGCCGGCACCCACGGCGATCGGATCGAGCCTGTCCTCCGTGACCGGTCTGGCACGGGACCTGGGCGCACCACGGGCCCCCGACACGACGAGGGCCCACCAGGCCGGCACGGCGCGGGGCGGGGGATCGTCCTCGCGTGGCGCGTCGTCGGTGCACGGGTCGGCGCGCTCCGCTGTCGCCGACCCGTCGGCCGCACGCCCGGCGTCCGCGCATCCGCCTGCTGTCCCGGGGACCACGTCGCCGGCCGGGACCGCGCTCCCGCTCCCGCTGCGCCCGGGCCCCGGCCCCGGCTCCGGCCCCGGAGCCTGGGGTTGGAGGCGCGCCTGACCCGTCGCCCGCTCCTGGCCACTTTCTAGAACGTGTTCTAGTATTGGGCCATCGGACCCGGCCACCTGGTGGGCCGGGTCCCCGGGCGGAGGTGGCCACGGCACCGTGCGCAGGGCGGTCTACGACGGGATCGGCCGGGTCTACGCCCGTCATCGCCGGCCCGACCCGCGCATCGCCGTGCAGATCGCCCGAGCGCTCGGCGACGCCCGGACCGTCGTAGACGTCGGCGCCGGGACCGGGTCCTACGAGCCGGTCGACGCGCGGGTCGTCGCGGTCGACCCTTCACCGGTGATGGTGGCACAGCGGACCGACCGGGCACCGGTGGTGCGAGCCGTGGCCGAGCACCTGCCGTTCGGCGACGGCGCCTTCGACGCGGCCATGGCCGTGCTGACGATCCATCACTGGTCCGATGTCGCTGGCGGCCTGTGCGAGATGGCCCGCACCGCCCGCCGCGTCGTCGTCCTCACCTTCGACCCGGTGGTGCACTCGTCGTTCTGGTTGTTCACCGACTACCTGCCCGAGGTCAACGCGCTGCCCGTGGCTCGCGTCGTGGGCCCCGACGTGGTGGCCGACACGATCGGCGCGGCGCGCGTCGAGGTCGTCCCGGTCCCCGCCGACTGCGTCGACGGGTTCAACTGGGCCTACTGGCGCCGGCCCGAGGCCTACCTCGACCCCGAGGTGCGCGCCTGCATGTCGGGCCTCGCCCTTCTCCCTCCGGGCCTGGTGGACGAGCGCATGGCCCGCCTGGCGTCGGACCTCCGCGACGGGTCGTGGCACGAGCGCCACGGCGACCTGCTCGGCCTCGACGCCGTCGACGGCGGACTGCGGCTCGTGGTCCGGGACTGACCGGGCCCTCGGCGCGGTCAGGGTGTGGTCAGCGTGCTACCACGAACCCGGGAAACGTGCTGGCCTCCTTGGGCCCCGACCAGGTGGTGGGGCGCGCGTTCGCCACCGACCTGGGTGCCGTGCCGGTCTCCACCGTCCCGGTGGCGGTGATGGCGGCGTTGGGGGCGGGCGTCGTAGGGGACCGGGTGCCGCGCCCGGCAGCCCGCTGGGCCACCATGGTGCGCGTGCCGAGCGTGCGCGCCATGGAATCGGACGACGTCGCCGCCTGCGAGTCGCTGTGGCACGACGCCTTCCACGCCATGCGGGTCGCGTACCACCTCCCCGTCGCCGCCATCGGGGACGCCGAGCACGAACAGGCCCGCCGGCACATGGCCCTGGTGCGCGATACCGACCCGGGCGGATCGTGGGTGGCGCTGCAGCGGGACGAGATCGTCGGCTTCACCCAGGCCCTGCGGCGCGACGACCTCTGGGTGCTGTCGCTGTTGGCCGTGGCCCTCGCCCACCAGGGGAGGGGCGTGGCCCGCACACTGCTCGATCGGGCGCTCTCCTACGGCGACCCCTCGAGCCCCGGGATGATCATGTCGTCGCGGCATCCCGCCGCCCTGCACCGCTACGTACAGGCCGGCTTCGCCCTGCACCCCACGGTGGCCGCCCGCGGCGTGGTCCGTCGGTCGGGGCTCAAGGCCGGCACCACCGTCCAGGTCGGGGGCCCCGGGGACCTCGAGACCGTCGCCCATGTCGACCGCCGCCTGCGGGGCGCGTCCCACGGGCCCGAGATGCGACTGATGCTCGACGAGGGTGCGCAGCTCCTCGTGGTGCCCGGCCGCGGTTACGCCCTGGCTCGCCCTGGAGGGGTGCGGGTCATGGGGGCGGTCGACGACGAGACGGCCGGAGCGCTGTTGGCGGCCGCGCTGGCGGTGTCGCCCGAGGGAACCGTCGTGGACGTCAATTGGATCACGGGCGCGCAACAGTGGGCGATCCGGGTGTGCTCGGACCTCGGCCTCGAGCTGCACCCGGTGGGGGCCGTCATGGTGCGCGGGCGGCCCGGGCCGCTCGCGCCCTACCTGCCGAGCGGCGCGTACGGCTGAGCCGCCGGGACCGCCACACCACCGGCGCCGCGGGGCGTGCCCGCGGCGGCCATGCGGCGCAGGACGCTCCACGCCTCGTCCCGCCCGGCCCGCATGAACAGGGCCCAGTCCTCGGTCGAGAGGAATTGCCGGTAGAAGCCGAGCCCCATCACCACGTCGTAGGCCACCGGCTCGATCATGTGGACCTCGGTGCAGGCTGCCAGCCGCGCCAGGTTCTCCCGTGCCAGCTGCGCCTGCTGGCTGGTGCGCACCTGCGCGGCGACGTCCAGGATGGACAGGGGCCGGTCGCGCCAGCCGGTCTGGTCCTCGCCCGCGAAGCCGGGCGGGTAGAAGCCGTTGACGGCGATCACGGCGTCGCAGGGGGGCTCGAAGTCGAGGACGGGGTGGACGGGGAAGATGTCGACGATGCCCCCGTCGCACCACGAGCCCCCGTCGAGGGCCACGGGGTCGAAGAACAAGGGGAGCGACACCGCCATGCGCACCGCCCGGGCGACCGGCATGTCCGGCTGCGTCCGGGGGCCGATGAACGCCACGCGGTTCTCCTCGACGTTCCAGATGGGTGCGTAGGCGGGCACGGGCATGTCACCCAGGCGCATGTCGCCCAGCAGGTGGCGGTAGCTCTGCTCGAGGCGCTCTCCTCGCAACAGGCCCGCGAAGCCCCGGGCCGCGGTGGGCACGAGGGCGGCGAGCTTGCGCCAGTCGACGTCGACGTAGTCCGACGGGCGCAGCGAGCACGAGAAGGCGGCCACGTCGGCGGCCGGGATGCCCGCCGCCAGCGGGAACCCGAAGAGCGCCGAGCCCGAGCACAGGGAGAAGACGGCGGGGCGCAGCCCGGCCTCCTCGAAGGCGCGGCTGACGCCGACCACCGAGGCCAGCGCGCCGCTCCCACCGGTGGCCACCAGGCCGATCCGGCGCCGCCCGAGGGCCGGCAGCGGGTGGCGACGGGCGGTCGCGAACGGCCTGGTGTCGACGGGGCGGGGCCGGTCGACGGGGAGGGGGAGCATCGAGCGCCGGACGAGGTCGAGGAACCCCGTGTCCTCGCGCACCGCCCGCCCCACCTGGCGGACGCGCACCAGGACGTCGAAGTACTGCCGGAGCCGGAAGATGTCGACCACGGAGCCGAGCACCGTTCCATCGTCGCCCCGGTGGCGCCGCCCGGCGAGGGCCGAAGGACCCATCCTCGGGCGACCCGGGGTCGGCCCGTCACAGCGGGCGCGGTGTGGTCGAATGTCGGGCGGCCCGCCGCACGGTGCCGGGGAGGTGGGGACGCCATGGATCTCGGGGATGTCGACCTCACCGACCTCGACCTGTTCACCGGCGGCTTCCCCGACGACGTGTTCGTGCAGCTGCGGCACGAGGCGCCCGTGTGGTGGCACGAAGCCACGGCCCACACGCCCGACGGCACCGGTTTCTGGGTGGTGAGCCGTCACGGCGACATCCTCGACGTCACCGGCGACGCCGAGACGTTCTCGTCGGAGCGCGCCCCGGGCGCCGCCGCCGGCGGCACCATCATCGAGGACCTGCCCTACGGGTTCGCCTCCGGCGTGCTCCTCAACATGATGGACGACCCCCGGCACCACCGGATCCGGCGCCTCGTGACCCCGGCGGTGGCGCCGCGGGCGCTGGCCGCGCTCGAGCCCGAGCTGCGGGCCCGGACGGCCGCCATCCTCGACGGTGTGGCCGCACACGGGCGGTGCGACTTCCTGGTCGACGTGGCCGTGGAGCTCCCGCTGCAGGCCATCGCCATGCTGATGGGCGTGCCCGAGCAGGACCGCCACGACCTCATGGCATGGACGAACGCCACACTCACCTACGACGACCGCGAGCTCGGTGCCCGCAGCGCTGGCTCGGAGGACGCGGCCGCCGCCATGGCCGCCTACGGCAGCGCGCTGGTGGCGCGCAAACGGGCCGAGGGCGGTGACGACATCGTCGCCACCGTGGCACGAGCCACCGTCGACGTCGACGTCGACGTCGACGGCAGCGACGACGGCATCGCCGGTCGCGGTACCCGGTCGGCGCCGTTGTCGGACCTCGAGCTGCTCATGTTCTTCAACCTCCTCATCGCCGCCGGCAGCGAGACGACGCGCAACGCCATCGCCCTGGGCATGGCGGCGTTGATCGAGCACCCCGACCAGTGGGAGCTGCTCCGATCCGACCCCGCCGCGCTGGCGCCGGGCGTCGAGGAGATCCTGCGGTGGTCGAGCCCCACCCTCTACAACCGGCGCACGGCCACCCGTGACGTCGAGGTGGCGGGCCGACAGGTCCGTGCCGGCGACAAGGTGACGCTGTGGTGGGCGTCGGCCAACCGCGACGAGTCGGTGTTCGACGACCCGTTCCGCTTCGACGTCCGGCGCACACCCAACCCCCATCTGGCCTTCGGCTACCGCAGCCATTTCTGCCTGGGGGCGAACCTGGCCCGCCTCGAGATCCGCATCATGCTCGAGGAGCTGCTGGCGCGTTTCGACCGGCTCTCGCTCGACGGGCCGGTGGAGCGGTTCCGGACGAACAAGCACGCCGGCGTGAAGCACATGGACGTGGTGCTGCACCCCCGGAGTCCGGGCCCCGCGCCGGCCACGACGCCGACGACGCCGACGACCGGGACGACATCGACGACGGAAGGGAGGCGGCATGGCCGGTGAGGGTGGCAGCGTGGTGGAGCGCTACCTGGACCGTCTGGTGGCGCACGACTGGGCCGCCCTGGCGACGTGCCTGGCCGACGACGTGGTGCGCGTGGGCCCCTTCGGCGACACCTACACACCGAGAGATGCCTACGTGGCCTTCCTGTCCGAGCTCATGCCGTCGCTGCCGGGCTACTCCATGCGGGTCGAGCGGGTCGTCACGACCGGGCGCGTGACGGTGGTGGAGCTCTCCGAGACCGTGGAGATGGCCGGGACGCCGGTCCACACCCCCGAGGCGCTGGTCTTCGACGTCGACGAGGACGGGCGCATCGCCCACATCGCCATCTACATCCAGCGCCTCGGTGAGGTGCCCCGAGCGCCGTAGGGAGCGACGACCGCCCGTCGCTACGTGCCGCCCGCCTCGGCCGCCTCGGCGCCGGCCGACCCCGCGGCGTCGAGGCGGGACGCACGCCGGGCGGTCCGGGGGGCGGTCCGGGGGGCGCCCACGACGCGCAGCCAGAACTGCAGGCCCGGCCCGATGAGCACCCCGGTGATGACGGTGCCGACACCGACGTCGCCCCCGAGGGCCCACCCGATGGCGAGCACCGTGGCCTCCATGGTGAGGCGGATGGGCGCGAGCTGGCGGCGCAGCACGCGGTGCAGGCCCAGCATCACGGCGTCGTAGGCGGCCACCCCGACGCGGGCCCGGATCATCATGGCCCCGCCCAGGGCCATGGCCCACGTGGCGAGGAGGACGATCGTGACGCGCAGCGGCCAGCCCGCCATCGTGGGCACGGAGGGCAGGACGGCGTCGAGCGTGACCCCGCCGATCACGGGGAGCGCCAGTGTCCCGGGCCCCGGCCACGACCGGAGGCACAGTGCCACCGCCACGAGCATGAAGCCGGTCGCCGCCACCGAGGCGCCGATGGAGATCCCCGTCGAGCGGGCGAAGCCGTCCTGGAGCACGAACAGAGGACCGAGGCCGATGCCCGCCCGGATGGTCAGTGCGTAGGACAGGGTGGAGATCGTCGACCCCGCCAGCAGCAGGGCCACCCGGCCCGCGCACGAGCCCGCCCGCACCGTGCCCCGTGCCGGGCCGCCGGCGCTGCGGGCCACGCCCTACTGCTCCTCGACCTGCACGGTCCTGCCGTCGGACCAGCGCCGCAGCACCAGGTACCGGCCCTTCAGCGCCGCGTGGTCGTAGTGGCCGAATCCCATGGTGGTGCCGTCCATGCCGCTCGACGCCGGGAGCTGCTTCACCCGTTCGAGCCCGTCCTTGATCCCCTGGCGGGTGAGGTGGGCGGCGCGGGCCACGGCCTCGCCGATCAGCCTGCCCATGTCGTAGGCGGCCACGCCGATCGGGCCGGCCGCGCTGCGCGGCGACCGTTCGCGCAGCGCCGCCCGGGCGGCGTTGTCGTCGGACACGCTGTCGACGTACACCCACCCCTCCCAGCCGGCGCGCCAGTCGCGCCGGGCGTAGCCGAACATGAGCGCCGAGTTGGCGACCACGGGCACGTCCCAGCCGTCGCTTACCACCCCCAGCGCCACCGCACGGGCCGCCACACCCAGGCCGAGGTAGGTGAGGACCTCGGGGCCGCCTGCCCGCAGCCGGCGCACGGTGGGCGAGACGTCCTGCGCCAGCGGCGACACCGCCGCCACGCCGGTGATGTCGATGCCGAGGGCGCCGCAGGCCTCGGCGAAGAACTCGGCGTAGCGCCGGCCCACCGGCGAGTGGTCATGGGCCACGGCCACGCTGCCGTGCCCGGCGCGCACCAGGTGGCGGGCGAGGACGGCGGGCTCCTCTTCGAGCGATCCCACCTGGTAGTGGTACATGAACTCCCCGCGCGTGCGCTCGCCGCCGGTGTAGTTGATGCACGGCACGCCGCGGGCGTCGGCGAGGGGGCCCACGATCAGCCCGTTGTCGCTGATCGACGGCCCGAGCACGGCCAGCACGCCCGTGTCGACGAGCTCGGCGAAGGCGCGCTCCACGTCGTGGGCCGTCCCCGCCGGCAGGCCCCGGGCGTGGCGGGCCACCAGCTCGACGGGGCGGTCGAGGCGGCCGGTGGCGGCCACCTCGTCGAGGCCGACGCGTACGGCGTCCTCGAAGAGCGCCCCCCCGTCGGCCTGGGGGAAGTCGTAGAGCACGCCGACCAGGATCGGTGCCGTGGTGCCTGCCTCGTCGGCCATGGGATCCCCTCCGGGTGTCTGGTGTCGAGTGCCGGGTGTCGATGGTTCGGATGCGACGGTCAGCGCGACAGGACGACCACGCCGGCGTTGGCGCCCCGGCCCACGGTGTGGGCGAGGGCGACGCGCGCCCCCGGCACCTGGTTGGCGCCGGCGTCGCCGCGCAGCTGGTGGACGAGCTCGACGACCTGTCCGAGCGCCGAGGCCCCCAGGGGCTCGCCCTTCGACAGCAGGCCGCCGCTCGGGTTCACCGGGAGCCGCCCGCCGAGCACGGTGGCGCCCTCGTCGACCATGGCGGCCGCGCCGCCCGGCGCGCACAGTCCCAGCTCCTCGTACGAGAGCAGCTCGCGCGCCGCGTCGGTGTCCTGGCACTCCACCACGTCGAGGTCCTCGGGCCCGAGGCCCGCCTCCTCGAAGGCCGCCGTGGCGGCCAGGGTGGTGGCGGCGGGCGCACCGTCGTCGGCGAGGCCCGACATCGGGGTGGACTCGCTCAGCACCGGCCCGGGCACGTGCGAGCGGAGCACGGCCGCGTCGAGGCGCACCCGCCCCCGCGTGTCGTCGGGGCGGGTGAGCACGACGGCGGCGGCGCCCTCGTTGGGGGTGCAGAGCATCCACAGGTGCAGGGGCTCGCACACGACGCGTGACCCGAGGACGGCGGCGGCCTCCACCTCCGAGCGGAACATGGCGTTGGGGTTGGTCGTGCCGTGGCGCCGGTTCTTCACCACCACTGCCGCCAGGTGGTCCTTGGTGACCCCGGACGTCTGCATCAGCCGCTGCGCCCGCAGGGCGAAGTACGCGGGCGTGGCGCCGAGCCCGGCCTCCTCCTGCCACGGCTCGAAGAACGACGACCGGATCATGCCCCTGGGCATCTTCTCGACGCCGAAGACGAGCACGGTGTCGTAGGCGCCGGCCCGGATCGCCCCGGCGGCGAGCATCAGCGCCGCGCTCCCGCTGGCGCAGCCGGCCTCGACGTCCACGATGGGCATGCCGGTCATGCCCAGGCGCGACAGGACCTTGTGGCCCGAGGCCACACCGCCGTAGGCGGTGCCGCAGAACGCCGCTTGGAACCCGCCCTTGCCCACGCCGGCGTCGCGCAGGGCGTCGCGCACCGCGGCCACGCCCATGTCGGTGATCGACGTCCCGTCGAACCGACCGAACGGATGGATGCCCACCCCGGCGACGTCGACGGCGGTCATGACGTGCCCACCGGCGCGAAGGCGTAGGTCACGACCGGCGCGCCGTCGTCGGCGGTGCGCACGGTGGCGAGGACGAGCACCATCTCCTGACCGGCGCGCAGCCGGGTGGGGTCGGCCTCGGTCAGGCGGCCGATCACGCGCAGCCCCTCGGGCAGCTCGACCACCCCGAACCCGTAGGGGACCTCGCCGACATAGCCCGGCGGAGCGGCCGTCACGGCCGTCCACGCCCACAGGCGCCCGGTGCCCGACAGCTCCACGGCGGCGACGCCGTCGGCGGCGCAGTACGGGCACGTGTCGTGCCGGGGGAAGCTGTGGTTCCCGCACGCCGCGCAGCGCCCCCCGAGCAGGCGCGGCTGGTCCCCGGCGCTGAACAGGCCGTCGGTGACGGGGACGGCGGCCGCGGTCGCTCCCATGGCGGGCTCCGCCTTCTGTCGGGGCACTGCGTACGGCGCGATCAGGAGGCTTCGGTCGGCATCGTCTGCGCGCAGACGATCTGCCGGAGCTCCTCCACGGCGCGGCACAACGCATCGACCTTGTCGTTGAGCGCCGCCAGCCCGGCCGCGTCCGGCGCGGCGGCGCCGTGGCGCGCCGCCAGGCGCTCGTAGCAGCACCGCAGCAACCGGGCGGTGTCGAACTCCTCGGCGACGTAGCGCCCGAGCAGCTCACCCGTGCGGATGTCGATGGAGTGGTCCGCGAACACGCCGTCGAAGCCGCGCAGGGTCTCGTCGAGGCGGTCCAGGCCGAAGAACCGCATCTTCTCGAGGTCGCTCTTGTCGGACCCCGCCACGGCGAGTTGCTCGTCGACCGAGGGGTCGTGCTTCTCGCGCACCTCGAAGCCGAGCTCGTTGACGCGCTTGGCGAAGCTCATGCCGTGCTCGCCCTCGCGCCATGCCACGGCGCGCAGCACGGCGGCGACGTCAGGGTCGCCGGTGGTCCCGATCCACACCGACAGGTAGCGCTGGGCCCGGGCCTCGTTGACGGCGATGGCGTTCAGCAGCCCCAGGTAGCTGGGCTTGTCCGACATGGTGGCTCCTCTCACCGCGCCTGGGGCGACGGCCCGTCGGGCCGGTCGAACGGGTCAGGGCCCGCCGCCCCCGCGGGGCCTTCCGAACGATCCCATGCCCACACCCGGCGGGCAAGCCCCCGACGGCCCCGACGGCCCCGACGGCCCCGACGGCCCCGGACACCCCGACGGCCCCGGACACCCCGACGGCCCCGGCGCATCGCCGTCGTCTCATTCGGCGGGGGCGAAGAGCGCGATGCCGGCGTCGTCGGAGACCGCCTCGAAGGTGGCCCGGACCGCCATGCCGACCGACACCGCCTCGGGTGGGCAGCCCACGATGTTCGTCATCAGGC
It includes:
- a CDS encoding methyltransferase domain-containing protein, with the translated sequence MRRAVYDGIGRVYARHRRPDPRIAVQIARALGDARTVVDVGAGTGSYEPVDARVVAVDPSPVMVAQRTDRAPVVRAVAEHLPFGDGAFDAAMAVLTIHHWSDVAGGLCEMARTARRVVVLTFDPVVHSSFWLFTDYLPEVNALPVARVVGPDVVADTIGAARVEVVPVPADCVDGFNWAYWRRPEAYLDPEVRACMSGLALLPPGLVDERMARLASDLRDGSWHERHGDLLGLDAVDGGLRLVVRD
- a CDS encoding nuclear transport factor 2 family protein — translated: MTTADDGQSARVIENLIARYAELVDGGDFGGLGSLLADAHFGGEGDNVVAGREAIEKTFRAMVRTYEDGTPRTKHVTTNIIVEVDDDAGSATSRSYVTVFQALPGLPLQPIVAGRYRDRFERRDGRWRFVERRFTTDLVGDVSRHLRVGPEILNR
- a CDS encoding Zn-ribbon domain-containing OB-fold protein; protein product: MGATAAAVPVTDGLFSAGDQPRLLGGRCAACGNHSFPRHDTCPYCAADGVAAVELSGTGRLWAWTAVTAAPPGYVGEVPYGFGVVELPEGLRVIGRLTEADPTRLRAGQEMVLVLATVRTADDGAPVVTYAFAPVGTS
- a CDS encoding ABC transporter substrate-binding protein, whose translation is MADEAGTTAPILVGVLYDFPQADGGALFEDAVRVGLDEVAATGRLDRPVELVARHARGLPAGTAHDVERAFAELVDTGVLAVLGPSISDNGLIVGPLADARGVPCINYTGGERTRGEFMYHYQVGSLEEEPAVLARHLVRAGHGSVAVAHDHSPVGRRYAEFFAEACGALGIDITGVAAVSPLAQDVSPTVRRLRAGGPEVLTYLGLGVAARAVALGVVSDGWDVPVVANSALMFGYARRDWRAGWEGWVYVDSVSDDNAARAALRERSPRSAAGPIGVAAYDMGRLIGEAVARAAHLTRQGIKDGLERVKQLPASSGMDGTTMGFGHYDHAALKGRYLVLRRWSDGRTVQVEEQ
- a CDS encoding patatin-like phospholipase family protein, which codes for MLGSVVDIFRLRQYFDVLVRVRQVGRAVREDTGFLDLVRRSMLPLPVDRPRPVDTRPFATARRHPLPALGRRRIGLVATGGSGALASVVGVSRAFEEAGLRPAVFSLCSGSALFGFPLAAGIPAADVAAFSCSLRPSDYVDVDWRKLAALVPTAARGFAGLLRGERLEQSYRHLLGDMRLGDMPVPAYAPIWNVEENRVAFIGPRTQPDMPVARAVRMAVSLPLFFDPVALDGGSWCDGGIVDIFPVHPVLDFEPPCDAVIAVNGFYPPGFAGEDQTGWRDRPLSILDVAAQVRTSQQAQLARENLARLAACTEVHMIEPVAYDVVMGLGFYRQFLSTEDWALFMRAGRDEAWSVLRRMAAAGTPRGAGGVAVPAAQPYAPLGR
- a CDS encoding nuclear transport factor 2 family protein; translation: MAGEGGSVVERYLDRLVAHDWAALATCLADDVVRVGPFGDTYTPRDAYVAFLSELMPSLPGYSMRVERVVTTGRVTVVELSETVEMAGTPVHTPEALVFDVDEDGRIAHIAIYIQRLGEVPRAP
- a CDS encoding VOC family protein, which translates into the protein MGVTLSHLGICVSDLDRSVRFYCDGLGFELVQSHTVGDEFGRLMELEDVVLQSRFVRRDGVSVELLHFDSPGTSGEPVRRPMNQLGITHLSLRVDDLDDVAATIESFGGTVLTGTRTTFGSTDASLDFVYCTDPDGVRIELMRLPG
- a CDS encoding NUDIX hydrolase, whose product is MTGPPTGDTTVEVPRVPASAGALVFDRLGRLLVLKPTYKSAWTVPGGQMEADGETPWEACRREVREESGLAVDAGRLVCVDFLRPRPGKPGGMRFLFDCGVVDDRALGAVVVPADEISEYRLVPVEEALSMLSGPLRRRVGASIGASGFVYLEDGRPVARADGEEVG
- a CDS encoding cytochrome P450; the protein is MDLGDVDLTDLDLFTGGFPDDVFVQLRHEAPVWWHEATAHTPDGTGFWVVSRHGDILDVTGDAETFSSERAPGAAAGGTIIEDLPYGFASGVLLNMMDDPRHHRIRRLVTPAVAPRALAALEPELRARTAAILDGVAAHGRCDFLVDVAVELPLQAIAMLMGVPEQDRHDLMAWTNATLTYDDRELGARSAGSEDAAAAMAAYGSALVARKRAEGGDDIVATVARATVDVDVDVDGSDDGIAGRGTRSAPLSDLELLMFFNLLIAAGSETTRNAIALGMAALIEHPDQWELLRSDPAALAPGVEEILRWSSPTLYNRRTATRDVEVAGRQVRAGDKVTLWWASANRDESVFDDPFRFDVRRTPNPHLAFGYRSHFCLGANLARLEIRIMLEELLARFDRLSLDGPVERFRTNKHAGVKHMDVVLHPRSPGPAPATTPTTPTTGTTSTTEGRRHGR
- a CDS encoding GNAT family N-acetyltransferase yields the protein MLASLGPDQVVGRAFATDLGAVPVSTVPVAVMAALGAGVVGDRVPRPAARWATMVRVPSVRAMESDDVAACESLWHDAFHAMRVAYHLPVAAIGDAEHEQARRHMALVRDTDPGGSWVALQRDEIVGFTQALRRDDLWVLSLLAVALAHQGRGVARTLLDRALSYGDPSSPGMIMSSRHPAALHRYVQAGFALHPTVAARGVVRRSGLKAGTTVQVGGPGDLETVAHVDRRLRGASHGPEMRLMLDEGAQLLVVPGRGYALARPGGVRVMGAVDDETAGALLAAALAVSPEGTVVDVNWITGAQQWAIRVCSDLGLELHPVGAVMVRGRPGPLAPYLPSGAYG
- a CDS encoding thiolase family protein, with translation MTAVDVAGVGIHPFGRFDGTSITDMGVAAVRDALRDAGVGKGGFQAAFCGTAYGGVASGHKVLSRLGMTGMPIVDVEAGCASGSAALMLAAGAIRAGAYDTVLVFGVEKMPRGMIRSSFFEPWQEEAGLGATPAYFALRAQRLMQTSGVTKDHLAAVVVKNRRHGTTNPNAMFRSEVEAAAVLGSRVVCEPLHLWMLCTPNEGAAAVVLTRPDDTRGRVRLDAAVLRSHVPGPVLSESTPMSGLADDGAPAATTLAATAAFEEAGLGPEDLDVVECQDTDAARELLSYEELGLCAPGGAAAMVDEGATVLGGRLPVNPSGGLLSKGEPLGASALGQVVELVHQLRGDAGANQVPGARVALAHTVGRGANAGVVVLSR